GCCTTCCCGGTGCAAGTTCTGAGGACAACGATGGCGTGCGGCTTCGAGGCGCCCACGGCCAAACAGCCCGTCAAGGTTCACTTGTCAGAACTCCTACCAAGACTTCCACGTGCTCACCCAGCACACCACCAATGTCGAGGGCAGGCAATCGTAAAGAAGGAACAGACGTTCTGGGTTGTTCAATCTATCTTTTCGTATCTCAGCAAGAGGAGGTCATCGCTTGAATAAATCTGACCTGAATGGCACGTCCCTGACCACCGGGGTGCGCTTCTAACCAGTAAACGTCCTCATTCCGTTTCCTCTGACCCCTAAGGTCTGGAAGCGTCAACAGAGAGCGGGCCGGTGATCACCGGCCCGCTCTCTGTTTTTAGATCTTACCTGACGGATGGACGGCTTTGCCCCAGATCGAGTTCCACATCCTCGGTCAGGCAAGCAGCAGACCTGGAGAACAGGCAAGTACTCCCCGCGTCAGATCGCGCCGCCGTACGTGACCCTTCTATCCCGGCAACGTCACGCCCGTCATCGGCCCGCCCCAGCTCCTCCCGCCTTCGGGACAGCGAGAAATCGCTGGTGACTCTGCCCCTGTTTCCGGTGCCAGTCTGATTGCAAATCGAGCAGCAGACTGGGAGGCATATGAAGAGCAAACGGTACACCGAGCAGCAGATCCTGGTGAGGGCGCCGCCGTAGTCGGCCCGGTCCAATTGCACTTCGAGCGTACCTCAGCCCGCCTGAACCAGGCGCGCGAACTCGTGTGGTGACTTCCCACCCAGGAACTGTGCGGGCGAACGCTGTTGTCGTCCTCCCGCCACGCGGTCACCACCAAGCGAGCCTGGGCGAGCGTTTGGAACCCGTGAAGGTCGAGGTACTCATCTTGCACTCGACCGCCATCGCTCTCGATGTAGGCGTTCTCCACGGGTTTCCCCAGGCGGATGAAGACCTGCCCTATACCCCGCCCGTGGGCCCACTGATCCAGGGCCTTGCTGATGAACTTGGGGCCGTTGTTCGTGCCGATGGCTGCTGGCGGTCCGCCAGCACTGCGTCGAGGAGCCGCACCACATCGGCTCCGGTGATTGACGTACCGACGTGCATCACCAAGTTCTCGCGGGTGAAGTCGTCCACGACGTTCAGCACCCGGAAGCGCTGTCCTGAAGCGAGCTGGTCGGCCATGAAGTCCATGCCCCACCGCTGATTGAGTGCACAAACCAGCGGTCTGTGCACCCGCTCCCCAGCACTCAAGTTCTTGCGGACCTTACGCTGCACTGCCAGACCCTCGACATGGTAGAGGCGGTAGACCCGCTGGTGATTGACCGTCTGCCCCTCGCGTTCCAGCAGGATGTGAAGCCGCCGATACCCAAAGCGAGGACGCTGCTGGGCGAGATGACGGAGCCGACCGACCAGGGCCTGGACTGCTCCTTTTTCGGGCTCTGGTGTCGTTGTGTCGAACGTCAGATGCCCAACACATGGCAGGCTCGTCGTTCGCTCAACCCGAAGCGGTCCCGCACGTGGCTCACAAGACGCCTTTTGAGCGGCATCTGGGCCTGAGGGGTCACCTCGGGGTTCACTGACCTGAGCCCGGAGAACCTGGCCACATGAGAATGGAGCCTCTGGCATGCTTGGGGAAGCACCCCGGGAGGCTCACGATGCGTGGAAAACGCTTCACCGAAGAACAGATCGCCTTTGCCCTCAAACAAGCCGAAACCGGCGTGTCTGTCGCGGAAGTCTACCGCAAGATGGGGCAGCTGGTGGCCGATCTGAGCCTGGACAAAATCATGTTGCAGGACGTGATTCAAAAAAAGCTCTGAAGCCAGCCCAGCGCCGCGTCTTGGTGAATCACCTGCGGACGGGGTACCGGGTCAGTGAACGGCGCGCCTGCGCCGTTCTGAACGAGTGGCGGACCGTCTACCGCTCTCAAGGCATTCCCCGCCCAGAAGAACAACTGATCCTGAAGAGGATGACAAAGATCGCCCCCACGCGGGTGCGGTACGGGTTCCGAAGGATTCACGTCCTGATGGCGCGGGAGGGCTGGCACATCAATCACCAGCGGTTTTTTCGACGGTATCAACTGGCTGGCCTGAATCTGCGGATGAAACGGCCCAGACGGCATGTCAGCGCTGCACGACGTGCAGCGCAGCCTGCAGCGCACAGCCCAATGAAGCGTGGTCCATGGACTTCGTTTCAGACGCGCTCTTTGACGGCAGGCGGTTTCGTGCGTTGACCTTGATCGACACCTTCACCCGGGAGTGCCTGGCGATCCATGTCGAGAGCAGCATCAAGGGCGAACGTGTGGTCGAGGTGGTGCGTGAGATCAGCAGGCACCGAGGGGTGCTTGCGCGCATTCAGGTCGACAACGCAAGTGAATTCATCAGCAAGGCCCTGGATCTGTGGGCGTATCAGCAGGGCGTGACATTGGATTTTCTCGTCCTGGACGACCAACAGACAACCCCTTCATCGAATCGTTGAACGGCAGCTTCCGGGATGAGTGCCTGAAGACCCACTGGTTGTTGTCGTTGGAAGACGCGGCGGAGAAGATCGAAACTTGGAGGATCGACGATCATGATCTCAGGCCGCATTCCTCGCCAGAAAATCTCGCGCCCAGCGCGTATCGAGCCAGGTTTGCCTCAACCTTTCGCCCGCCGGACGCTCCATCCTGACCCGGACAGGTCTGTGGGCTCGGCTCAAGGTCAGGTCGCCTATCTTGCTACGTTCTGAAGGCGACCGGTTGGTGATGATGACGGGAGCGAGCGGGAACAGTGGAGCGGGCAGGGTGGTCAAGATTCGTCAAGCGGGCGTGCAGCTTGAGAAAGCCCCGCGCCCGTTGTCGTCTAGCTGATGACGTTTCTGCCTGCAGGTGGGACCATGTGGCTGCTCCATCAGTTTGTTCCCCCGCCTCATGCTCATCGTCCTGCTCCCACCGATCCGGTGGAGTCCTGGCGGACTAGCCACCGCTCCTCCGTCTCCCACCTGCCCGGGTCCGGTGTGTCCCACGGTCCGACGTGATACACCTCCTGCGCGATGAACTCCCCGTGCACGAGGTTCACGACCTTTACAGAAGCGCCGTCCCGCTCGGCGCGCTCGCGCAACATCGGCTTGACGTGCCAGATGTGCTCGTACGGCCCCGCATGCCGGACCGCGTACCACCGCCCAGCCGGTGTCCATCCCGCACGCACCTCTCCCTCAGCCGGGACCTCGCCGCCCACCTCGAATCCCGCATACATTTCGATAGACTTGTGCAGTTTGCGCAGATCCTGGGTGGGTACGAAAAAGGCGGTTGGCGGGCTGCTGGGCTCCATCCCGTGACCGGACAGGTAGGTACGCAGGGTCTCAAAGGCGTGCTGGCGGTCTTCCTCAATGCTTTGCATCCAGGTGTAGGAGTGGAGGAACACGAATGGCTTGGACGGGCGTTCCTCCACCGTCACCTCGTACGTCTGCCCGCGCCAGGGGTGGGCACGCTTGCGCCGCAAGCTGCGGAGCTGCATGGTCAAGTTTTGAATGTCGGCCTCTAACTGTCCGATCTTCCAGTCGAACAGCGCCCCCTGATGTTCAAGCGTTGGGTCCCGCATAAAGGCCCGCATTTGTTCGACTGGAAACCCGGCGAAGTGCAGTTCGGCCAGCAGGTGCATGTGGCGGCGCTGTGTTTCGGTGTAGTAGCGGTACCCGCTCGCCTCGTCCACCACCGCGGGCTTGAGGACGTCTTCCTCGTCGTAGTGGCGCAGTGTCTTGATGCTGAAGCCAGTGAGCTTGGAAAACTGGCCGATGCTGTAGAGCCCCGTGGTGGGAGCGTCGCCGGACATGGGTTCCTCCGTGCCGTCACGATACGCCGCGCCGGGGGTGCTGGGAACGTCAGGTGGGCTGGACTTCGCGGGCATCGAGGTGCTCGGCTAGGCGGTGCAGGAGGACGGCGAGGCTGCGCCGCCACGACGACGTGGTGTGGACGTATGGGGTGGGGGGAGTGGATGCGGGCTGCGTGTGATCGAGTTCCCGCTCGATCCGTTGGCCCACGCGAATGACCTCGTAGACGTAGCGGGCGTACATCGGGTCCATGGTGGCCTCCTTCACCTAGAGTGTGAACTCTCCCGTTACAGGAGAGTCAAGTAACGCACCACCGAGGCGGGCGAAGTGCAGTGCACTGGGCCACCGAGGCAGAGCGATGTGGTGGGGGTGGTTGTGGTGTTCTGGCAAGTTAAACCGGGTAGGTTGCTGAGCTGTGTCTGACCAGAAGCCCCACCACCACCGCTTCCCCTTGAGCATCATCGGCCACGCCCTCTGGCTGTACCACCGTTTCCCCCTCAGTCAGCGGGATGTCCAAGAATTGCTCTGCAAGCGCGGGATCATCGTGGGCCTGCCTTGGTTGTGCGTACTTTCAGTTACGCCACTTCGCGCTCCCCAAGCTGCTCGAATTCCACTGGGCTCTTATAGCCCAGCACCTTGGTGCCGACGTTGGCGGTTGTAGAACACCTCCACACACTCAAAGACCTGCACCCTTCCCTCCTGGCGCGTCTGGAACACGTGGTCCAACAACAATTCGCGCTTCAAGGTCGAGAAAAAGCCTTCGACGACGGCGTTGTCGAAACCATCTCCTTTCTTGCCCATGCTGCACAGCGCGCCCTGGGCCTCTAAGGCGCCTCGGTAGACGCAGCTGGTGTTCTGACTGCCCTCTCACCAGGGTGAAGGAGCCCCGGCGGCAGTCACCGCCGGTGGAAGGCCATGTTCAGTGCGGAGAGCGGTCGATCTGCGGTGAGCCATTCTCCCATCGACAACCCACCACCAGCCGCGAGTGCAGGTCCAAGACGACCACGGGGTACAGCCAGCCCTCTTTGGTCGGCAGGTACAACAAGTTGGGCGCAGTGACCTCGAAGTTGCGACGCACCAGGTCCTCGGCGGGTGGGTGAGCCGGGTCCGTCCGTGTGGTGGCTTTGTACGTCCTGCGCCCCTTGTCCCGCAAGCCCACCTCATGCATGAAGTGGGCCACTCGACGACGCGAACAAGCAGTTCCTGTCGCCCGCAACTCGGCGTGGAGGCGCTCGATCTCACCCCTCAACTCGGCGTCCTTGGTTTTCCTCGTGCTGCTCGGCCTTCCTCGCCAGGTGAAGTCCCCGCTCCCCAGCACACCAAGCATCCGGCACAGCACCTCCAGTACGGAACTCGCCGCGGTGCCCCTTGATGAATAGAGGAGGCGGTCACGTTTCCCGGGCGAAGAAGGCCACGGCTTTGTTCAGCCCATCGCGCTCCTGCCGGGCACTCTCCAACTCACGTTGCCGCCGCTTGATCTGCGCCTACTCAGGGGTCAGATCCTGCTTCCCGGGCCCGGGAAAGGCCGCCTGACCCTGCCCCTCGACCTCGCGCACCCAGCGGTGCAGAGCCGAGTCGCTGATCCCCAGACCCGGCGCGACGTGGAGGACGCTCCGATCCGGCTCTTTGGCGAGCTTCAGCGGCCTCCTGCTTGAATTCCTTGCTGTCCCTCTTCCGCTCTCCCACACCCCACCTCGCTCTGATGGTCGAGGCGTTTCCTCAGGTACCCAACATCGAGGTACTCCCAGTCGGAAGGCTCGCATGGTCTGTGACCTTGCCATGGTGCGGCGCGGATAAGGTGCGGGCGGTCAAAAGGCCAACCTGTTCAGGCCCGGCCCACACCCTGAAGCAGCTCGACGCCGGGCAGGGTCGTCACGAATCCGGCGCCGAAGGCCTGGGAAGGCGTCCAAGCCCCGGGCGACACCCCTCCCGCGAGCACCCGCCCAACCGCGGCGAGGGCACTTTCCACCGTGAAGCGGTATCCATCGGGCCCGATGAGTTTCATCCCACGCCTGTGCCCCGCCCGGTCCGTCACCTCCCCCCACACCACAGTCCGGCCCTCCTGCAGCTCCATCTCGGTCGGCCCCTTCGCCCGGCTGGCGCGCTCCCTAAGGAGTCGCTGGACGGCGGGCAGGCACAACAGGGGGGCCAGCCGCCTACTGCCCCTCATCACGAGGGCCGCGACCGGGGGAACGACCAGATACGTCTCGACCGTCGGAATGCCCGTGGAGTAGTAGGCGGTCACGACGTCCCCCCAGGGAATGCTCACCGCCGCATACGTCCAGCCCTCATGCTCGACCTGCCAGGTGCGGGCGGCCATGGGTTCGTGCACAAGCAGACCGCCCTGACGGCTCAGGCCCCCCTCCCCAGCACCTTCCGCCATCGTGATCGCCGTGCCCCGGCTGAGGGTACCCCCGCGAAAGGCGAGTCGCAGGCGGGTAGCCGACGGCAGCAGTTTGGCCAGGCGGACGGCGACAGCGTCGGTGGGGACGACGTCGAACCCGACGCCCGCGATGGCGACCACGTTCGCTTGTCTGGCTTCCCGGTCCCGCCCATGCAGGGCTTCAAGGGCTGCATACTCTCCCGTGATGTCCAGGTAATGCGTGCCGATGGACAGGCAGCCGTCGAGCATGGGCCTTTGAGTCCGGGAGAACGGACCCGCGCAATGGAGGACCAGCGAGACATCACCGATCCCCGCGGCAACCTCACGGGCATCGTCCAGGTTGAACACACGGCCCTCCAGCCCAAGCTCCCTGGCAAACGGCCGGATCGCCTCGGCGGAGCGTCCGGCGAGCATGGGGGTCAGGCCGCGCCTCACCGCCTCCCGGGCGATGAGCTGGCCCGTAAAGCCGTTCGCGCCGTAGATCATCCACCGGGAAGGCGAGTCCATAGCCCAGCATAGGTGACCGACCCGCCATCTGGGGACCCGTTTGCTCGCCGGAGGTCCATTCCAGCCCCTATGCTGCGGTGACCGCGTTGCACCTCGCCGATGTCCTCGCCCGTCACTTCCCACCGGTTCGGGACCTGCTGCGGCCCGGCGCCTCTCCTGAGACCCTCGGCGCGGCCGAAGCCCCCCTCGGTCGGCCTCTTCCCCCGGACGTTCAGGCGGTCTACCGGACCTTCGACGGTCAGGCGGGTGTGCTTCCTGGCGTCCTGCTGGGCCTGCGCTGGTTCCCCCCCGGCGACACACTACCTGGCTGGACCTGGCAGACAACGACCCCAACCTGGACAGCCGTCCCCCCGGCGCTGTGCGCCCCGTCACCTTCAGCCCCGCCTGGTTCCCCTTCGCCTCGGACGGTGGGGGCAATGGCCTGGCGGTGGACCTGAACCCCGGTCCCGCTGGCACGCTCGGTCAGGTCATCACTTTCGGCCCGGACGAGTTGACGCGCCTAGTCCTCGCCCCCTCGCTCCCCGCCTTTCTCGACTGGGTGGCCGACCAGATCGAAGCCGGACGCGTCACCCTGGAAGGCAACGACATGCGGCTTGACGGGGCCAGTTCCTTCTTGGACCGGGTGCGGACGCTCGTTTAGACGCAACCCTTGCCCATCAACCAGCTCACCGCCTGCTGACGGTAGGTCGTGCCGTTCGGCCCCCCGTACGCCGTGTTGTCGAAGGTCCGGCTGAAGGTCTCCCCTCCCAGCTTCAGCTCCAGCGTCCAGGTGCCCGGCGTGTTCGTCGTCGTGTTCGAGTAGCCCACCCGGGTCAGGTAGGTGAGGCTGTTCGTGGCCAGGGAGGTGCACTTGGCGGCCTGGTTCTCGATCTGCACCCAGTTGCCGCGGTTGAAGTTGGAGTCCTGGGGCGCCATGTTCGCCCGTCTCCCCCACCCCCCGAGTTGGCTGCCGACCAGGTGCCCGCCGTCGTACCCGGTGGCGTTGTCGAGGTTGCTGACCGTGGCCTGGCAGGTGGTGTCGCGGGCGGCGGCCGCGATGGGGGGCACGTAGCGGTAGGCGCTGCGGGGACGACCTTCCGCGTCGATGTAGTAGTACCCGCCGCCAAGGGAGTGCCAGGTGTTGCGGTCGGCGCTGGTGAAGCGGGTGGGGCAACCGTCGGCGAGCTGAGCGCTGAGCCCGTCGTGGTTCTGATAGCCGATGCCGTAACGGGCGAAGAAGGTGCGGGCCTGCTCGGGGGTGAGGTCACGGGTCAGTTCGCTGAGGGCGACTTCTCCCCCGACGTCGGCGATCAGGCGGTCGTAGGGGTCGACGTGGGCGGTGGGCGTCTGGGAGCAGGCGGCCAGGAGACCGGCGAGCAGCAGGGGAAAAGCACGCTTCATAGGGCAACCTCCAGGGACAGCGGCCCCAAGCTAAGCGTGGACGTGTGATGAGCCTGTCAAGGCAGGGACCTGCTCCTGGCAGGGAGGATGTCCACCTGCAGGATCCTCTCCGCCACACCCAGGAAAATTGGGGACTCCCCCGGGTCTGCCCGTGTCCTGAGCACGGAAACCGCGGCGGCTGTTTCCCGCCGAGGACGGCCCTCCACTGCGGGGTTGCCCTCCAAGGCGCCCTCGAATCCACCTCTCAGTGCCCTCCCACACGAGTAAACTCTGGACATGACCAATAGTGATTTTGCGCAGCTTCCCTTCGACCTGGCGGAGTTCGCGGAAAATCCGGAACCGCGCTGCCCGGTCCTGCTGCTGCTGGACAACAGCGGCAGCATGCGGGGGAACAAGATCGACCAGCTCAACGCCGGGCTGATCCACTTCAAGGACGAGCTGTCCAGCGATCCCCTCGCGGCGGCCCGCTGTGAGGTCGCCATCGTGTCGTTCGGCCCGGTGCGCGAGGTGATGGACTTCACCTCCGCGCACAACTTCGTTCCCCCCCACCTGACCGCCGAGCATGACACCCCTCTCGGCGCGGCGGTCCTGCACGGCCTGAAGATGCTTCAGCGCCGCAAGGAGGCCATCCGCCAGGGCGGCATCGGCCTGTACCGCCCCTGGGTCTTCCTCATCACGGACGGCGCCCCAACCGACAGCTGGCAGCAGGCCGCCGCGGAGATCAAACGGGGGCAACAGAGCAAGGTGTTCGCCTTCTTCAGCGTCGGTGTGCAGGGGGCGGACATGAACATGC
Above is a genomic segment from Deinococcus apachensis DSM 19763 containing:
- a CDS encoding integrase core domain-containing protein, with amino-acid sequence MENAYIESDGGRVQDEYLDLHGFQTLAQARLVVTAWREDDNSVRPHSSWVGSHHTSSRAWFRRAEVRSKCNWTGPTTAAPSPGSAARCTVCSSYASQSAARFAIRLAPETGAESPAISRCPEGGRSWGGPMTGVTLPG
- a CDS encoding DDE-type integrase/transposase/recombinase, yielding MLLEREGQTVNHQRVYRLYHVEGLAVQRKVRKNLSAGERVHRPLVCALNQRWGMDFMADQLASGQRFRVLNVVDDFTRENLVMHVGTSITGADVVRLLDAVLADRQQPSARTTAPSSSARPWISGPTGGV
- a CDS encoding MerR family transcriptional regulator encodes the protein MSGDAPTTGLYSIGQFSKLTGFSIKTLRHYDEEDVLKPAVVDEASGYRYYTETQRRHMHLLAELHFAGFPVEQMRAFMRDPTLEHQGALFDWKIGQLEADIQNLTMQLRSLRRKRAHPWRGQTYEVTVEERPSKPFVFLHSYTWMQSIEEDRQHAFETLRTYLSGHGMEPSSPPTAFFVPTQDLRKLHKSIEMYAGFEVGGEVPAEGEVRAGWTPAGRWYAVRHAGPYEHIWHVKPMLRERAERDGASVKVVNLVHGEFIAQEVYHVGPWDTPDPGRWETEERWLVRQDSTGSVGAGR
- a CDS encoding saccharopine dehydrogenase family protein, whose protein sequence is MDSPSRWMIYGANGFTGQLIAREAVRRGLTPMLAGRSAEAIRPFARELGLEGRVFNLDDAREVAAGIGDVSLVLHCAGPFSRTQRPMLDGCLSIGTHYLDITGEYAALEALHGRDREARQANVVAIAGVGFDVVPTDAVAVRLAKLLPSATRLRLAFRGGTLSRGTAITMAEGAGEGGLSRQGGLLVHEPMAARTWQVEHEGWTYAAVSIPWGDVVTAYYSTGIPTVETYLVVPPVAALVMRGSRRLAPLLCLPAVQRLLRERASRAKGPTEMELQEGRTVVWGEVTDRAGHRRGMKLIGPDGYRFTVESALAAVGRVLAGGVSPGAWTPSQAFGAGFVTTLPGVELLQGVGRA
- a CDS encoding SMI1/KNR4 family protein, with translation MDSRPPGAVRPVTFSPAWFPFASDGGGNGLAVDLNPGPAGTLGQVITFGPDELTRLVLAPSLPAFLDWVADQIEAGRVTLEGNDMRLDGASSFLDRVRTLV
- a CDS encoding DNA/RNA non-specific endonuclease encodes the protein MKRAFPLLLAGLLAACSQTPTAHVDPYDRLIADVGGEVALSELTRDLTPEQARTFFARYGIGYQNHDGLSAQLADGCPTRFTSADRNTWHSLGGGYYYIDAEGRPRSAYRYVPPIAAAARDTTCQATVSNLDNATGYDGGHLVGSQLGGWGRRANMAPQDSNFNRGNWVQIENQAAKCTSLATNSLTYLTRVGYSNTTTNTPGTWTLELKLGGETFSRTFDNTAYGGPNGTTYRQQAVSWLMGKGCV
- a CDS encoding vWA domain-containing protein — encoded protein: MTNSDFAQLPFDLAEFAENPEPRCPVLLLLDNSGSMRGNKIDQLNAGLIHFKDELSSDPLAAARCEVAIVSFGPVREVMDFTSAHNFVPPHLTAEHDTPLGAAVLHGLKMLQRRKEAIRQGGIGLYRPWVFLITDGAPTDSWQQAAAEIKRGQQSKVFAFFSVGVQGADMNMLRQLSDSEPLMLSGLKFRELFQWLSASLKSVSRSTPGDTVTLASPKGWAEV